One genomic window of Arachis hypogaea cultivar Tifrunner chromosome 8, arahy.Tifrunner.gnm2.J5K5, whole genome shotgun sequence includes the following:
- the LOC112708175 gene encoding F-box/kelch-repeat protein At3g23880 → MKRGPIPDDDDDSVARKGKVVTTTERWPELLRCTTTKPPPIILDELIAEILLRIPARSLVRLRNSVCSSWRTLISSSQFAKDHLRRSMAVDPALTHPRIAYYSSRYSYPTIGVFSIRSVFENRPHEPTKVVAYEGRRHLRMIGSCNGLLCLHDKERAMLWNPCTGFTSQPLEIGGIFYVCGFGYDHVNDKYKLFLVEEKKSGGSVTRIFTFGPKCTWRTIQDFQYNKAILMNMVGLFVSGIGTLNWLLCGLTSFVAVLSLDLVKETYSQFSLPSRDSDDALRVLPRLGILRGCLAVCYETKKTHWTLWIMKEYGVPQSWTKLAIIPHHPLLVEPLSCYALAPMYMLKNDVLLVMSPSGKFVLCNLNDGTIDFPNFDSSADGMPQLPPLSWCSAGRTFHIYHESLVSPSHFGLPTCSSQMRLFKPTL, encoded by the coding sequence ATGAAGAGGGGTCCCattcctgatgatgatgatgatagtgtTGCGAGGAAGGGCAAGGTTGTCACAACCACCGAGAGGTGGCCGGAACTGCTCCGCTGTACCACCACAAAACCACCGCCTATCATTCTGGACGAGCTCATAGCGGAAATCCTGCTGAGGATTCCGGCAAGGTCTCTTGTTCGATTAAGGAACAGCGTCTGCAGTTCATGGAGAACCCTAATTTCCAGTTCCCAATTTGCCAAGGACCACCTTCGACGTTCAATGGCGGTGGATCCAGCCTTGACCCACCCACGTATTGCCTATTATAGCTCCAGGTACTCATACCCCACAATCGGAGTTTTCTCCATCCGATCTGTGTTCGAGAACCGTCCCCATGAACCCACCAAAGTAGTTGCCTATGAAGGACGACGCCACCTTCGCATGATTGGCTCTTGTAATGGATTGCTGTGCTTGCACGATAAAGAGCGTGCCATGCTGTGGAACCCCTGCACCGGATTCACATCTCAGCCGCTTGAAATTGGTGGTATCTTCTACGTCTGTGGATTCGGTTATGATCATGTGAACGACAAGTATAAGCTTTTCCTCGTTGAGGAAAAGAAATCAGGTGGATCTGTCACCAGAATTTTCACATTCGGCCCAAAATGTACCTGGAGAACAATTCAGGATTTCCAATATAACAAAGCTATTCTGATGAATATGGTAGGGCTTTTTGTAAGTGGCATTGGCACCCTTAATTGGCTTCTTTGCGGTCTTACTAGTTTTGTCGCAGTTCTTTCCCTTGACTTGGTGAAAGAGACTTATAGTCAGTTTTCGCTTCCCAGTAGGGATTCAGATGATGCTCTCAGAGTGTTACCCCGACTGGGTATCTTGAGGGGTTGTCTTGCTGTTTGTTATGAGACTAAGAAAACTCATTGGACTCTCTGGATCATGAAGGAGTATGGAGTTCCTCAATCTTGGACTAAATTGGCCATAATCCCCCACCACCCACTGCTCGTTGAACCTCTTTCATGTTATGCATTAGCGCCTATGTACATGTTGAAAAATGATGTTCTACTGGTGATGTCTCCTAGTGGCAAGTTTGTTTTGTGTAACTTAAATGATGGCACCATAGATTTTCCTAATTTTGACAGCTCCGCTGATGGCATGCCCCAACTCCCTCCTTTGTCTTGGTGTTCAGCCGGAAGGACCTTTCACATCTATCATGAAAGCTTAGTTTCACCCTCGCACTTTGGTCTTCCAACTTGCTCATCTCAAATGCGGTTATTTAAGCCAACCCTATAA
- the LOC112708173 gene encoding arginine-specific demethylase JMJ20 isoform X2: protein MLVLEFIGRCLQDVEGSAVQCSSNHSVPYLKDWHFVKEYPEYVAYKTPMFFCDDWLNLYLDNYRMHTDSDTYQENNEICCSDYRFVYMGVKGSWTPLHADVFRSYSWSANVCGKKRWLFLDPSQHHLVFDRNMKNCVYNIFDEVSDSKFPGFKKAIWLECMQEAGEIIFVPSGWYHQVHNLEDTISINHNWFNAYNLSWVWNLLLRDYNEAKEYIEDIKDVCEDFEGLCQRNLAANTGMNFYDFFTFISRFTLANIVLLCYINGRHGNITQISSRIAQHLLMNLGSIRKVASEMKDRHALKGNQDRAVDIIETLEDPRFCKLCMDIGRTYAMIHEESHLSFDFESASAGEIADLTILKAYTSSEFYTPEDLVEFIDNAVAEHGDCYINSSVI, encoded by the exons ATGCTTGTTTTGGAGTTTATAGGACGTTGCCTTCAAGATGTTGAAGGTTCTGCAGTCCAATGTAGCAGTAATCACTCTGTACCATATTTGAAGGATTGGCATTTTGTAAAG GAGTATCCAGAATATGTAGCTTATAAAACTCCAATGTTCTTTTGTGATGATTGGCTTAACCTGTATCTTGACAACTACAGAATGCATACTGATTCTGACACATACCAAGAAAATAACGAAATATGTTGCTCTGACTATCGTTTCGTATACATGGGAGTTAAAG GATCTTGGACTCCTCTTCATGCCGATGTTTTCCGGTCATATAGCTGGTCGGCAAATGTTTGCGGAAAAAAGAGATGGCTTTTTCTAGATCCTTCCCAACATCATCTTGTATTTGACAG GAATATGAAAAATTGTGTATATAATATCTTTGATGAAGTATCTGACTCAAAATTTCCTGGTTTCAAAAAG GCTATCTGGTTAGAATGCATGCAAGAAGCAGGTGAAATTATATTTGTTCCCAGTGGATGGTACCATCAAGTTCATAATTTG GAGGATACAATATCTATAAACCACAACTGGTTCAATGCGTATAACCTTTCATGGGTG TGGAATTTACTTTTGAGGGACTACAATGAGGCCAAAGAATACATAGAAGACATCAAGGATGTATGTGAGGATTTCGAAGGTCTTTGCCAGCGCAATCTTGCTGCTAACACGG GGATGAACTTTTATGACTTCTTTACTTTCATATCACGCTTCACCTTGGCCAACATTGTCTTGCTTTGTTATATAAATGGAAGACATGGAAATATCACTCAAATCTCATCAAGAATAGCTCAGCATTTATTGATGAATCTTGGATCCATAAGGAAGGTTGCATCGGAGATGAAAGACAGGCATGCTCTAAAAGGGAATCAGGATCGCGCTGTGGACATTATAGAAACACTTGAAGATCCTAGGTTTTGCAAATTGTGCATGGATATAGGAAGAACATATGCAATGATACATGAAGAGTCTCATTTGTCCTTTGATTTTGAGAGCGCTTCGGCTGGTGAAATAGCGGATCTCACTATTTTGAAAGCATACACTTCATCTGAGTTCTACACACCTGAAGATCTTGTTGAATTTATAGACAATGCTGTTGCAGAACATGGTGACTGTTACATCAACTCATCTGTAATATGA
- the LOC112708173 gene encoding arginine-specific demethylase JMJ20 isoform X1, translating to MNIKKGEIEKVNWKNLSYSEFVERFMQKNQPLLLNGFSEHHNWRASVDWVTPLGHPNFQFFSTNFGNSKVQVADCDTREFTDQKREEMLVLEFIGRCLQDVEGSAVQCSSNHSVPYLKDWHFVKEYPEYVAYKTPMFFCDDWLNLYLDNYRMHTDSDTYQENNEICCSDYRFVYMGVKGSWTPLHADVFRSYSWSANVCGKKRWLFLDPSQHHLVFDRNMKNCVYNIFDEVSDSKFPGFKKAIWLECMQEAGEIIFVPSGWYHQVHNLEDTISINHNWFNAYNLSWVWNLLLRDYNEAKEYIEDIKDVCEDFEGLCQRNLAANTGMNFYDFFTFISRFTLANIVLLCYINGRHGNITQISSRIAQHLLMNLGSIRKVASEMKDRHALKGNQDRAVDIIETLEDPRFCKLCMDIGRTYAMIHEESHLSFDFESASAGEIADLTILKAYTSSEFYTPEDLVEFIDNAVAEHGDCYINSSVI from the exons ATGAACATAAAAAAGGGTGAGATTGAGAAGGTGAATTGGAAGAATTTGAGTTACAGTGAATTTGTTGAGAGATTCATGCAAAAAAACCAACCTTTGTTGCTCAATGGATTCTCGGAACATCACAATTGGAGAGCTTCAGTTGATTGGGTCACCCCTCTTGGCCACCccaattttcaatttttctcCACAAATTTTGGGAATTCCAAAGTTCAG GTTGCAGATTGTGACACAAGAGAGTTCACCGATCAGAAAAGGGAGGAGATGCTTGTTTTGGAGTTTATAGGACGTTGCCTTCAAGATGTTGAAGGTTCTGCAGTCCAATGTAGCAGTAATCACTCTGTACCATATTTGAAGGATTGGCATTTTGTAAAG GAGTATCCAGAATATGTAGCTTATAAAACTCCAATGTTCTTTTGTGATGATTGGCTTAACCTGTATCTTGACAACTACAGAATGCATACTGATTCTGACACATACCAAGAAAATAACGAAATATGTTGCTCTGACTATCGTTTCGTATACATGGGAGTTAAAG GATCTTGGACTCCTCTTCATGCCGATGTTTTCCGGTCATATAGCTGGTCGGCAAATGTTTGCGGAAAAAAGAGATGGCTTTTTCTAGATCCTTCCCAACATCATCTTGTATTTGACAG GAATATGAAAAATTGTGTATATAATATCTTTGATGAAGTATCTGACTCAAAATTTCCTGGTTTCAAAAAG GCTATCTGGTTAGAATGCATGCAAGAAGCAGGTGAAATTATATTTGTTCCCAGTGGATGGTACCATCAAGTTCATAATTTG GAGGATACAATATCTATAAACCACAACTGGTTCAATGCGTATAACCTTTCATGGGTG TGGAATTTACTTTTGAGGGACTACAATGAGGCCAAAGAATACATAGAAGACATCAAGGATGTATGTGAGGATTTCGAAGGTCTTTGCCAGCGCAATCTTGCTGCTAACACGG GGATGAACTTTTATGACTTCTTTACTTTCATATCACGCTTCACCTTGGCCAACATTGTCTTGCTTTGTTATATAAATGGAAGACATGGAAATATCACTCAAATCTCATCAAGAATAGCTCAGCATTTATTGATGAATCTTGGATCCATAAGGAAGGTTGCATCGGAGATGAAAGACAGGCATGCTCTAAAAGGGAATCAGGATCGCGCTGTGGACATTATAGAAACACTTGAAGATCCTAGGTTTTGCAAATTGTGCATGGATATAGGAAGAACATATGCAATGATACATGAAGAGTCTCATTTGTCCTTTGATTTTGAGAGCGCTTCGGCTGGTGAAATAGCGGATCTCACTATTTTGAAAGCATACACTTCATCTGAGTTCTACACACCTGAAGATCTTGTTGAATTTATAGACAATGCTGTTGCAGAACATGGTGACTGTTACATCAACTCATCTGTAATATGA